Proteins from a genomic interval of Periophthalmus magnuspinnatus isolate fPerMag1 chromosome 11, fPerMag1.2.pri, whole genome shotgun sequence:
- the zbtb22b gene encoding zinc finger and BTB domain-containing protein 22b — MEVGSSSAPSRALGSVVQVSFPAVQTSVLDSLNQQRAQGQLCDLSIHVQDHVFKAHRCVLAASSPYFHDQVLLKNMSTVSIPAVMDPLAFESVLSCAYTGQLRMLRDNIVNYLTVGSVLQMWHIVDKCTELLKEGRATGTTGGGSEGEGVPNEDGIRNGRVLANPGCSSSNGNSGATSGGDSSGLQQGTSSEMQRVNQSNHPSLSESQSPSSTNYFSPRDGSSFGGNAAATSALGDGAGSSHTPSYCTPSGGEEAFLIEEEEEEEEEEEEEILYHQRKRTRVGGSARRKKTSSLSEQEVGVSDSFGVSSYQDGEEQKRPTYSQPSIMPRKQWVVVKTEHTEDDDLIVVSGEEAGDDEEEEEEREAELSRERNDFNISNVRSLSAELGNRSETDMESQADYCPTPEDYLKFEGSLMEHTLAQQLHESSAQSSNRVSALLGQVQSAASARALFPLDMQGNQILLYSQASALSMDSATAPIGMAGTMIPGAAFKSPNLEHGAAHLSLQSSLDGADGSGVGANGNNATSGKVFMCHCGKTFTHKSMRDRHINMHLDLRPFHCPVCSKKFKMKHHLTEHMKTHTGLKPYDCLGCGKKFMWRDSFMRHRAHCERRGGAGEGGGGGGEGDTRRISEDGGEMMSSPHLVMSETGHGGGGGGRVQHNNNSVTNGNLSNNMALLGQASQNPSHQGSGIFAGLGIGRSMCEEDACEVNQSSVT, encoded by the exons ATGGAGGTGGGCAGCAGCTCTGCTCCAAGCCGTGCCCTTGGGTCTGTGGTGCAGGTGAGCTTCCCAGCGGTGCAGACCTCCGTTCTGGACAGTCtgaaccagcagagggcgcagggACAGCTCTGCGACCTCTCCATCCATGTACAGGACCATGTGTTCAAGGCCCACCGCTGTGTGTTGGCCGCCTCTTCACCGTACTTTCACGACCAG GTGCTTCTGAAGAACATGTCGACCGTCTCTATCCCGGCGGTGATGGACCCTCTGGCCTTTGAGAGCGTCCTGAGCTGTGCATACACGGGACAGCTTCGCATGCTCCGAGACAACATCGTAAACTACCTCACTGTGGGAAGTGTGCTCCAGATGTGGCACATTGTGGACAAATGCACAGAACTCCTGAAGGAAGGCCGGGCTACAGGAACTACGGGAGGGGGGTCCGAAGGAGAAGGGGTCCCAAATGAGGATGGTATCAGGAATGGGAGAGTGTTAGCTAACCCTGGTTGTAGCAGTAGCAACGGGAACAGTGGAGCTACAAGTGGAGGAGATAGTTCAGGTTTACAGCAAGGTACTTCAAGTGAAATGCAGAGGGTAAACCAATCTAACCATCCATCGTTGAGTGAAAGCCAGTCACCCAGCAGCACCAACTACTTCAGCCCCAGAGATGGCAGCAGTTTTGGGGGTAATGCGGCGGCTACAAGTGCTTTGGGAGACGGAGCAGGGTCCAGCCACACTCCCAGCTACTGCACCCCGTCCGGAGGTGAGGAGGCGTTTCTCatcgaggaggaggaggaggaagaggaagaggaggaagaggagatctTGTATCATCAAAGGAAAAGGACGAGAGTTGGAGGCAGTGCTCGGAGGAAGAAAACAAGCTCCCTATCAGAACAGGAAGTCGGGGTCAGCGATAGCTTTGGTGTGTCGTCATATCAG GATGGCGAGGAGCAGAAGCGGCCGACCTACTCTCAGCCCAGTATCATGCCTCGTAAACAGTGGGTCGTGGTGAAAACAGAACACACGGAGGACGACGACCTCATTGTGGTGTCAGGAGAAGAAGCAGGAgacgatgaagaggaggaggaagagagagaggccgAACTGTCTCGAGAAAGGAATGATTTTAATATTTCCAACGTGCGGAGTTTGTCTGCGGAGCTCGGCAATAGAAGTGAAACCGACATGGAGTCACAG GCCGACTATTGCCCGACTCCAGAGGACTACCTCAAGTTCGAAGGCAGTTTGATGGAGCACACTTTGGCTCAGCAGCTGCACGAGAGCTCAGCACAGAGCTCCAACCGTGTCTCTGCTTTACTGGGTCAGGTGCAGTCAGCTGCCTCCGCCCGAGCCCTCTTCCCACTCGACATGCAGGGAAACCAGATTCTCCTCTACAGCCAAGCCTCCGCTCTGTCCATGGATTCTGCTACAGCTCCTATTGGCATGGCAGGTACTATGATCCCAGGAGCAGCATTTAAGAGTCCTAACTTGGAGCACGGAGCTGCACATCTCTCTCTACAAAGCAGTTTAGACGGAGCAGATGGTAGTGGGGTAGGAGCTAATGGAAATAATGCTACATCAGGTAAAGTTTTCATGTGTCACTGCGGGAAAACATTTACTCACAAAAGCATGCGCGATCGTCATATCAACATGCACCTCGACCTGCGCCCCTTCCACTGCCCGGTCTGCTCCAAGAAATTCAAAATGAAGCATCACCTCACGGAGCACATGAAAACTCACACGGGACTCAAGCCGTACGACTGTTTGGGATGCGGGAAGAAATTCATGTGGAGGGACAGTTTTATGAGGCACCGCGCTCACTgtgagagaaggggaggggcgggggagggaggaggtgggggaggagagggggataccAGGAGAATCAGTgaagatgggggagagatgatGTCGTCACCTCATTTGGTCATGTCTGAAACAGGTcatgggggaggaggaggggggagagtaCAGCATAACAACAACAGTGTAACCAATGGCAACTTGAGCAACAATATGGCGCTGCTCGGACAGGCCTCTCAAAATCCTAGTCATCAGGGATCGGGTATTTTTGCGGGTTTAGGGATAGGGCGGAGTATGTGCGAGGAGGACGCATGTGAAGTTAATCAAAGTAGCGTGACATAA